One window of Candidatus Sulfotelmatobacter sp. genomic DNA carries:
- a CDS encoding flagellar protein FlaG, with protein MDVLSVDAAATAAAAPAPPSELAQPADPGPQGGTPVVDAPQDETLHSALSQLVGNGSQVSVQFRVVHDPNEIVTVFTNAQTGQVITQFPPESMVLIAQFFNKLAGAVLDHSA; from the coding sequence ATGGACGTTCTCTCAGTCGACGCTGCGGCGACGGCCGCCGCGGCCCCGGCGCCGCCCAGCGAGTTGGCGCAGCCGGCCGACCCCGGCCCGCAGGGCGGCACGCCCGTTGTCGACGCGCCCCAGGACGAGACGCTGCACAGCGCGCTCTCCCAGCTGGTCGGCAACGGTTCGCAGGTCTCCGTGCAGTTTCGGGTCGTGCACGATCCCAACGAGATCGTCACGGTTTTCACCAACGCGCAGACCGGACAGGTGATCACGCAGTTCCCGCCCGAGTCGATGGTGCTGATCGCTCAGTTCTTCAACAAACTGGCCGGCGCCGTTCTGGATCACAGCGCCTAG
- a CDS encoding glycosyltransferase, with translation MPLAIVDEYRESTFARNHTGLLLNLPVPPPEREQLPVGISLCMIVKNEERFLAECLASVRDVVDELNVVDTGSTDRTVEIAREFGANVIFREWRNDFAWARNQALEMATRRWTLVLDADEEITPDSLATLRALRETPADYTAVYLKIENLVDDETGAGSTMSHILPRIFPTTPRIRYHGVIHENVVLHGADHLPGIVSTVRVLHKGYTKEILGSREKGLRNKPLLERAIRENGDDAFSWYNFGVNAVVAGDIGVGIEALEKVFAMETTVRGFIWTAYVMLATAYAEGRGEIDRGIELLDRGLAGSPNHPNLLFTRGYLLALGKRYEEARESYRRSMHLGAGARAYFMVDDEIASWKASLNIASTYVKEDNWEEALPWYERAFASKPDSPLLRSTTAHAYESVGRVYDAERLFREGAQIDGSTGFVNYANFLIRRRRFDEAFEMIDRRSDIVGARARATLLLSAAKVLRDEALGDPLPYAERALALAPGDGRILGLIDELCLRRGDQERRARLRAEELDAPLVMVGDFARRSHRLLEEKRPQDALAVAEDALTFAPLDPVLRFNAALAAARLHRDADALAHLAHVPDADGHAGAALALRAEIERRSNDLDAAVATVRRMRALPLADASTLKTTAVGLATDLLAAGRVADAQGIAALALD, from the coding sequence ATGCCGCTAGCGATCGTCGACGAGTACCGGGAGAGCACGTTCGCCCGCAACCACACGGGGCTGCTGCTCAACCTGCCGGTCCCGCCGCCCGAGCGCGAGCAGCTGCCGGTCGGCATCAGCCTGTGTATGATCGTCAAGAACGAGGAGCGCTTCCTCGCCGAGTGCCTGGCGAGCGTCCGCGACGTCGTCGACGAGCTCAACGTCGTTGATACGGGCTCGACGGACCGTACCGTCGAGATCGCGCGCGAGTTCGGCGCGAACGTGATCTTCCGTGAGTGGCGCAACGACTTCGCTTGGGCTCGCAACCAGGCGCTCGAGATGGCGACTCGGCGCTGGACGCTGGTGCTCGACGCCGACGAAGAGATCACGCCCGACTCGCTGGCGACGCTGCGCGCGCTGCGCGAGACGCCGGCCGACTACACCGCCGTCTACCTGAAGATCGAGAACCTCGTCGACGACGAGACCGGCGCGGGATCGACGATGTCGCACATCCTGCCGCGCATCTTTCCGACCACCCCGCGCATTCGCTATCACGGCGTCATCCACGAGAACGTCGTCCTGCACGGCGCCGATCACCTGCCCGGGATCGTCAGCACGGTGCGCGTTCTCCACAAGGGTTATACCAAAGAGATCTTGGGTTCGCGCGAGAAAGGCCTACGCAACAAGCCGCTGCTCGAGCGCGCGATCCGCGAGAACGGCGACGACGCTTTCTCCTGGTACAATTTCGGCGTCAACGCCGTCGTCGCCGGCGACATCGGCGTCGGGATCGAGGCGCTCGAAAAGGTCTTCGCGATGGAGACGACCGTGCGCGGCTTCATCTGGACCGCGTACGTCATGCTCGCGACGGCGTACGCCGAAGGGCGCGGCGAGATCGATCGCGGGATCGAGCTGCTCGACCGCGGGCTGGCCGGCTCGCCCAATCATCCGAACCTGCTCTTCACACGTGGATATCTGCTCGCACTGGGCAAGCGCTACGAGGAGGCACGCGAATCGTATCGCCGCTCGATGCACTTGGGGGCCGGTGCGCGCGCGTATTTCATGGTCGACGACGAGATCGCGAGCTGGAAAGCGAGCTTGAACATCGCGTCGACCTACGTCAAGGAAGACAACTGGGAAGAAGCGCTTCCATGGTACGAGCGCGCGTTCGCGTCCAAGCCGGATTCGCCGCTGCTGCGCAGTACGACGGCGCACGCCTACGAAAGCGTCGGCCGCGTCTACGACGCGGAGCGGCTGTTCCGCGAAGGCGCACAGATCGACGGCAGCACCGGCTTCGTCAACTACGCGAACTTCCTCATTCGGCGCCGGCGTTTCGACGAGGCGTTCGAGATGATCGACCGGCGCAGCGACATCGTCGGCGCTCGGGCGCGCGCGACGCTCCTGCTCTCGGCGGCCAAGGTGCTGCGCGATGAGGCGTTGGGGGACCCGCTGCCCTACGCGGAGCGCGCGCTGGCGCTCGCGCCGGGCGACGGCCGTATTCTCGGACTGATCGACGAGCTGTGCCTGCGGCGGGGCGATCAGGAGCGGCGCGCGCGCCTGCGAGCCGAGGAGTTGGACGCGCCGCTGGTGATGGTCGGCGATTTCGCGCGCCGCTCGCATCGGCTGCTCGAGGAGAAGCGGCCCCAGGACGCGCTCGCGGTCGCCGAAGACGCGCTGACCTTCGCCCCGCTCGACCCGGTGCTGCGTTTCAACGCGGCGCTGGCGGCAGCACGGCTGCACCGCGATGCCGACGCCCTCGCGCACCTCGCACACGTGCCGGATGCCGACGGCCACGCCGGCGCGGCCTTGGCGTTGCGCGCCGAGATCGAACGCCGCTCGAACGATCTGGACGCCGCGGTCGCGACCGTGCGCCGCATGCGCGCGCTGCCGCTGGCGGACGCTTCCACGCTCAAGACGACGGCCGTCGGATTGGCCACCGACCTCTTGGCGGCCGGCCGCGTCGCCGACGCGCAGGGGATCGCGGCGCTCGCGCTCGACTAA